One genomic region from Polynucleobacter sp. MWH-P3-07-1 encodes:
- the ygiD gene encoding 4,5-DOPA dioxygenase extradiol, producing MTHRQPAIFVGHGSPMYALEPNRYTDAWANLGKSLKRPDAILMISAHWVTRGVWVTAMSAPKTIHDFGGFPEALFKIQYPAPGSPALADRIQELLSMPVVLEEHEWGIDHGAWSVLKYLFPKADIPVVQLSLNGAMSAQAHYDLAKQLQILRDENILIIGSGNVVHNLRTIHWQSDAKPYPWAESFNQFFISQIQANQHQQLIEWEQYGEAAHLSIPTPEHYWPALYTLALQAKGEQVKLLVDGIEMSSISMLSFYLQ from the coding sequence ATGACTCACCGTCAGCCTGCAATCTTTGTGGGTCATGGTAGTCCGATGTATGCCCTTGAGCCCAATCGTTATACCGATGCTTGGGCCAATTTAGGTAAGTCGCTTAAACGACCCGATGCGATTTTGATGATTTCAGCGCATTGGGTAACTAGAGGTGTTTGGGTGACGGCGATGTCTGCGCCCAAAACGATTCATGACTTTGGCGGCTTTCCAGAAGCGCTTTTCAAGATTCAGTACCCTGCTCCTGGTAGTCCAGCATTAGCAGACCGTATCCAAGAATTACTCAGCATGCCAGTGGTGCTTGAAGAGCATGAATGGGGGATTGATCATGGTGCTTGGTCGGTCCTAAAATATCTTTTCCCTAAGGCAGATATCCCAGTAGTGCAGCTCAGTCTGAACGGCGCAATGAGTGCACAAGCCCATTACGATTTAGCAAAGCAACTACAAATTTTGCGTGATGAAAATATTCTCATTATTGGAAGTGGTAATGTGGTCCACAATTTACGCACAATCCACTGGCAGAGTGATGCAAAACCTTACCCCTGGGCAGAATCCTTTAATCAATTTTTCATTTCTCAAATCCAGGCCAATCAGCATCAGCAGTTAATTGAATGGGAGCAATATGGCGAGGCTGCGCACTTGTCTATTCCAACCCCGGAGCACTATTGGCCCGCGCTCTATACCCTCGCATTACAGGCTAAAGGAGAGCAGGTTAAGCTCCTGGTAGATGGCATTGAAATGAGTTCGATTAGTATGCTCAGCTTTTATTTACAATAG
- a CDS encoding site-2 protease family protein: MITDYSIQAIAINAIPLIFAITIHEAAHGYAARYFGDNTAYVLGRVSLNPAKHIDPIGTVLVPLMLILAGSPFLVGYAKPVPVRFDRLRHPKTDSIWVALAGPGANLMQAILWAMAWVVIQGLGIQEPFLTGMAQAGVMWNIGLLVFNLFPLPPLDGGRILSGLLPTRQSLAFDRLERWGFFIVLALVFTGIIGELWMQPLSNLFLRLIDLLMTPLRMIF, from the coding sequence ATGATTACTGACTATTCTATCCAAGCTATCGCAATTAATGCGATTCCCTTAATTTTTGCCATTACGATCCATGAAGCTGCGCACGGCTATGCCGCCCGCTACTTCGGCGATAACACCGCCTACGTCCTCGGACGAGTCAGCCTGAACCCAGCAAAACATATTGACCCAATAGGCACTGTTTTAGTACCTTTAATGCTCATCTTGGCTGGCTCACCCTTCTTAGTAGGCTATGCCAAGCCAGTACCAGTCCGCTTTGACCGCCTACGTCATCCCAAAACAGACTCAATTTGGGTAGCCCTGGCAGGACCAGGAGCAAACTTGATGCAGGCCATTCTCTGGGCCATGGCTTGGGTGGTAATTCAGGGGCTCGGTATTCAGGAACCCTTTCTGACAGGCATGGCTCAAGCAGGAGTGATGTGGAATATCGGCCTTCTCGTATTTAACCTATTTCCGCTTCCACCCTTAGATGGCGGTCGCATTCTGTCAGGTTTACTCCCCACCCGCCAATCCCTTGCTTTTGATCGATTAGAGCGCTGGGGATTCTTTATTGTTTTGGCTCTTGTATTTACTGGGATTATTGGCGAGTTGTGGATGCAACCTCTCAGCAATCTATTCTTGCGCCTGATTGATCTCCTGATGACACCTTTGCGGATGATTTTTTAA
- a CDS encoding MFS transporter: MSPSKGFKTILLYRVGNTLSYQIMMVAVGWHLYEITHSVVSLGLVGLSELVPYFVFALYSGHAVDHYSRKKIAAVACCIHMSVALFLTAIALGWLSPPVPLIYTAVALIGVGRAVMRPAYQALFGQVIPREHLARYTAYASSAFQICVVAGPGLGGLLIGFAGLEWTYLVAAIAGAIGLYGVSLIKVKQENTGNLSGNFLKSFLEGFHYVKGHELILSTMALDMFAVLFGGAVSILPAFVKEVLHAGPEILGILRAAPAAGAVITGIYLASRPPVMDSGKYLLLAVAGFGLAIIAFGLSNSLWVCAFFLFISGCCDSVSVVIRGSIIQLTTPDHMRGRIGAINGIFIGSSNELGALESGIAASLMGLVPSIIFGGIATIAVVLITSKLAPQLRKLHIRDLS; encoded by the coding sequence ATGTCGCCTAGCAAGGGCTTTAAAACCATTCTGCTATATCGCGTTGGCAATACCCTGAGCTACCAAATCATGATGGTTGCTGTGGGATGGCACCTCTATGAAATCACTCATAGTGTCGTCTCTCTTGGCTTGGTTGGTCTTTCTGAGCTTGTGCCTTATTTTGTATTTGCCTTGTACTCAGGGCATGCCGTCGATCACTACTCTCGAAAAAAGATTGCTGCTGTAGCGTGCTGCATTCACATGAGTGTGGCTCTATTTCTTACGGCAATCGCATTGGGTTGGTTAAGCCCTCCGGTACCTCTGATCTATACCGCTGTGGCTCTGATTGGGGTTGGCCGCGCAGTGATGCGACCCGCCTACCAAGCCTTGTTTGGACAAGTCATTCCACGCGAACATTTAGCACGCTATACAGCCTATGCCTCATCTGCTTTTCAGATCTGTGTCGTAGCCGGTCCCGGATTAGGTGGGCTATTAATTGGTTTTGCTGGACTTGAGTGGACCTACCTTGTAGCAGCTATTGCCGGCGCAATTGGTTTATATGGTGTCAGCTTAATTAAGGTTAAACAAGAAAATACCGGCAATCTTTCCGGAAACTTTTTGAAGAGTTTTCTGGAGGGCTTTCATTATGTCAAAGGACATGAGCTCATTCTCAGCACAATGGCCTTAGATATGTTTGCTGTGTTATTCGGTGGCGCAGTTTCGATATTGCCTGCTTTTGTTAAAGAAGTCTTACATGCTGGGCCAGAGATTTTAGGCATCTTGCGAGCCGCGCCCGCAGCGGGTGCGGTCATTACTGGAATTTATCTAGCGAGTAGGCCTCCTGTGATGGATTCAGGAAAATATTTACTGCTTGCTGTCGCTGGATTTGGTTTGGCGATCATTGCTTTTGGTCTCTCTAATAGCTTGTGGGTCTGCGCCTTTTTCCTATTTATTTCAGGATGCTGTGACTCGGTCTCCGTTGTTATTCGCGGCAGCATTATTCAGCTCACTACGCCAGATCATATGCGCGGCAGAATTGGTGCAATTAATGGGATCTTTATTGGGTCCTCTAATGAGTTAGGGGCTCTAGAATCTGGTATTGCCGCTAGCTTGATGGGTTTAGTCCCTTCAATCATTTTCGGCGGGATTGCCACAATTGCCGTCGTCCTCATTACCTCCAAGCTAGCCCCACAATTACGTAAATTGCATATTCGGGATCTTTCCTAA
- a CDS encoding dihydrodipicolinate synthase family protein translates to MTFTLHPSSLPAVLSPVLTPFMADGNVDHQRLSKHCQWLASNGVGHALFGTNSEANSMSARQKMEALTKLIEGGLDPAHIMSGTGATSIDAAVSMTNHALAHHCAAVLMIPPFYYKDVSDDGLFAYFSEVIQKVGNSALQLYFYNIPAVTKVTLSLSLLDRLVRAYPKTIVGMKDSSGDWAYTESVIKLLAPHGFRVYAGNEAFLLRSMKTGGAGCISATVNMNPKAIATLAANWQDGNAAEQQAALDRVRSVFDKYQMIAGMKTALAFFSKDPDWLRVRPPLMQLSADQQGQLMSELKAIHFDMPGL, encoded by the coding sequence ATGACCTTTACCCTCCACCCCTCCAGCTTGCCTGCAGTGCTATCACCAGTCCTGACTCCATTTATGGCTGATGGCAATGTCGATCATCAGCGCCTGTCAAAGCACTGTCAGTGGCTAGCAAGTAATGGTGTTGGCCACGCATTATTTGGGACCAACTCTGAGGCAAACTCGATGTCTGCTCGTCAAAAGATGGAGGCGTTAACCAAGCTGATTGAAGGTGGTCTAGATCCTGCCCACATTATGAGTGGTACCGGTGCCACCTCTATCGATGCCGCAGTCAGCATGACGAATCATGCACTAGCACATCATTGCGCTGCCGTCCTCATGATTCCGCCATTCTATTACAAAGATGTTTCGGATGATGGATTGTTTGCGTATTTTTCTGAAGTGATTCAAAAGGTTGGAAACTCTGCTTTACAACTGTATTTTTATAACATTCCTGCCGTCACCAAAGTCACATTGAGTCTCTCTTTACTAGATCGCTTGGTAAGGGCCTATCCAAAAACAATCGTCGGTATGAAAGATAGTTCTGGAGACTGGGCTTATACCGAGTCAGTCATTAAACTCTTGGCGCCCCACGGCTTTAGAGTCTATGCCGGCAATGAAGCTTTTTTATTGCGCAGTATGAAAACAGGTGGTGCTGGTTGCATCTCTGCAACTGTAAATATGAATCCAAAGGCAATAGCCACACTTGCTGCAAATTGGCAAGACGGGAATGCTGCCGAGCAGCAAGCCGCCTTAGATCGAGTTCGCTCTGTATTTGATAAGTACCAAATGATTGCTGGCATGAAAACAGCGCTCGCCTTTTTTAGCAAAGATCCTGATTGGCTTCGGGTACGTCCGCCACTCATGCAATTGAGTGCAGATCAGCAAGGGCAATTGATGAGTGAATTAAAAGCAATTCATTTTGACATGCCAGGTCTGTAA
- a CDS encoding M23 family metallopeptidase: MKKIALYKPRFQGLKMIGIAVLIALQIPGFELISYASAQSSQNNKTVQIRKRAGSQNTRSVGLKDIATSKSNSLSPSLIDDSSTQTFVGDAADNLDYRVTRGCLRRNLNDDNLPASVGIEDRAFSEFFRNQTRSFFDHMRGNCVPYAVALGKRNRFESLSIMNGPVQDNKTEVWTFTPSAVGGFLIQQDYLKDESKRFVEIQIPLRNVLYDPNKVSDKLPVELVWDLNALIKQIYPETSNALENTDSVVRLIIDFGDRERWAQIWAAEIINPANGEVYASAYWLDRGDIPGGFFTASGEPLEHSFWTNPLSYRRISRGVGMVPAGRRKSAKPTAANTKAAVAAAANSEPKPGSSKQRYRPHMGIDYAAPIGTPVFSVATGKVIQLGFSGAFGNLIILEHPGSYRTYYAHLSSFNPELELGNEVRRGFEIGTVGITGRSTGPHLHFELRKDGVYVDPYSAKTQLNLWLMRDIDSGQLTREILLLGSVLKN, encoded by the coding sequence GTGAAAAAAATTGCACTTTATAAGCCCCGCTTTCAGGGGCTGAAGATGATTGGTATAGCCGTACTGATTGCGCTTCAGATTCCTGGCTTTGAACTCATCTCCTATGCCAGCGCACAAAGCAGCCAAAATAATAAAACTGTACAAATTCGTAAACGTGCAGGCTCTCAAAATACCCGGTCCGTTGGACTGAAGGACATTGCCACTTCTAAATCGAATAGCCTAAGTCCTAGCCTCATTGACGATAGTTCGACCCAAACTTTTGTCGGTGATGCTGCTGATAATTTGGACTATCGCGTTACTAGGGGTTGCTTGCGACGCAATCTTAACGACGATAATTTACCTGCGAGTGTAGGCATAGAAGATCGGGCATTCTCTGAGTTTTTCAGAAATCAAACTAGAAGCTTTTTTGATCATATGCGAGGTAATTGCGTTCCTTATGCAGTTGCCCTTGGTAAACGCAATCGCTTTGAATCTCTCAGCATCATGAATGGTCCTGTACAGGACAATAAGACCGAAGTTTGGACCTTTACGCCATCTGCTGTTGGGGGATTTTTGATTCAGCAAGACTACCTCAAGGATGAGTCGAAGCGCTTTGTGGAAATTCAAATTCCTTTGCGGAATGTTTTATACGACCCCAATAAAGTCAGCGACAAACTCCCAGTCGAGCTAGTCTGGGATCTGAATGCATTGATTAAGCAAATTTATCCCGAGACAAGTAACGCCCTTGAAAATACCGATAGCGTGGTCAGACTGATCATCGACTTTGGCGATCGAGAGCGCTGGGCACAGATTTGGGCCGCTGAAATCATCAATCCCGCCAACGGTGAAGTCTATGCAAGCGCCTACTGGTTAGACCGAGGCGATATTCCTGGGGGCTTCTTTACTGCAAGTGGTGAACCTCTTGAGCATTCGTTCTGGACCAATCCCCTGAGCTATCGCCGCATCTCACGTGGTGTCGGCATGGTACCCGCAGGCAGAAGAAAAAGCGCCAAACCAACTGCCGCGAATACCAAAGCTGCTGTTGCAGCTGCCGCTAACTCTGAGCCTAAGCCTGGCTCCAGTAAGCAACGTTATCGCCCACATATGGGTATTGACTATGCGGCGCCGATTGGAACACCCGTCTTCAGCGTGGCTACTGGCAAAGTCATTCAACTCGGTTTTAGTGGCGCCTTTGGTAATCTCATCATTCTTGAGCACCCCGGAAGCTACCGTACCTACTACGCGCATCTCAGCAGCTTCAACCCAGAACTCGAGTTAGGCAATGAGGTCCGTCGTGGCTTTGAGATTGGCACTGTTGGCATTACCGGAAGATCAACGGGACCTCACCTACACTTTGAGTTACGCAAAGATGGGGTCTATGTCGACCCCTATAGCGCAAAGACCCAACTCAATCTCTGGCTCATGCGCGATATCGATAGCGGTCAACTCACCCGAGAAATTCTTTTACTCGGAAGTGTACTGAAAAACTAA
- a CDS encoding universal stress protein — translation MFKQLLVPVDGSDISKKSLKKVAQLAKSDGAAVTLVYVSDPTPPLAYSDSTMGYMITTKEHKQACEAYAKNVFKQAQTQLGAGMKVNTIHALDISLAQGILDAAKKAKADVIVMASHKRTGISGVLLGSETHDVIVHTKLPVLVLG, via the coding sequence ATGTTCAAGCAATTATTGGTTCCAGTAGATGGTTCAGACATCAGTAAAAAATCGCTCAAGAAAGTTGCTCAATTAGCCAAATCCGATGGCGCTGCAGTGACCCTGGTTTATGTTTCCGACCCAACTCCGCCTTTAGCTTATTCAGATAGCACTATGGGGTACATGATTACCACCAAAGAGCATAAGCAAGCTTGCGAGGCTTATGCAAAAAATGTATTCAAGCAAGCGCAGACCCAATTGGGCGCTGGAATGAAGGTGAACACCATTCATGCTCTCGATATTTCTCTAGCGCAGGGTATTTTGGATGCTGCTAAAAAGGCGAAAGCTGATGTGATTGTGATGGCCTCACATAAGCGCACCGGAATTTCGGGCGTATTGCTTGGTAGCGAAACGCATGATGTCATTGTGCATACCAAACTGCCAGTGCTAGTGCTGGGCTAA
- a CDS encoding DUF2177 family protein yields the protein MLKYFLLYLGFLVSLVSIDLVWLLGVAKNLYRDEMGSLMATEPKLWAGLVFYLLYALGACIFVVIPAISKQSLSHALLYGALFGCFCYMTYDLTNLAVIRDFPIRLAFVDIAWGSLVTATVSGLIYKLAEWAN from the coding sequence ATGCTCAAGTATTTTCTACTCTATCTTGGCTTTCTTGTATCACTTGTTTCAATTGATTTGGTATGGCTATTGGGGGTCGCCAAAAACCTCTATCGCGATGAAATGGGCAGCCTCATGGCAACGGAGCCCAAGCTCTGGGCTGGCCTTGTCTTTTATCTTTTATATGCCCTGGGAGCCTGTATTTTTGTCGTCATTCCGGCGATATCGAAGCAATCCTTATCGCACGCCCTGCTTTATGGCGCCCTCTTCGGCTGTTTTTGCTACATGACCTATGACTTAACCAATCTGGCCGTTATTCGGGATTTCCCAATCCGCTTGGCTTTCGTTGATATTGCTTGGGGTAGCCTGGTAACCGCAACGGTATCCGGCCTCATTTATAAGCTAGCAGAGTGGGCAAACTAA
- a CDS encoding nitrate/nitrite transporter, with protein sequence MLLAQVCALLGFACYAVVLTPLQEEWHLTNLQSGLIASAFFFGYMLAVPLATALTDRIDARKVYFCGGVLASCGLFGMAFFAHDFFTALFWMALNGAGLAATYMPGLKILSDRIQGGELTRHIAFYTAFFGIGTGLSYLCSGWINSVYGWHAVFAWIALAPLAAIAIVFFCIPPLASAQWHGPIHLRLQDIFPLAKWKLVLQDRNAAGFILGYTAHTLELFASRSWLVAFFGFCATYAGHNFLIAATTLAGIVNFFAVPASILGNEIALRIGRQKWVCIVMLISAVLGISLAASTGQSWWLIVMLAVAHAIFIMADSATLTAGLVISARADIKGAAMGLHSLMGFGGGLLGPAIFGLVLDMSGSRSSPHAWIWAYASIVIWGVLFVLYERSRGWASQPI encoded by the coding sequence ATGCTCTTAGCGCAGGTCTGCGCTTTACTTGGTTTTGCTTGCTACGCAGTAGTCCTCACCCCCTTACAAGAGGAGTGGCATCTCACTAATCTGCAATCCGGCTTGATTGCAAGTGCCTTTTTCTTTGGCTATATGCTAGCTGTGCCTCTTGCTACTGCACTGACAGATCGCATCGATGCGCGTAAGGTGTATTTCTGTGGCGGTGTATTGGCGAGTTGCGGCTTGTTCGGTATGGCTTTCTTCGCTCACGATTTTTTTACTGCACTCTTTTGGATGGCCTTAAATGGGGCAGGACTCGCCGCGACCTATATGCCGGGTTTAAAAATTCTATCCGATCGTATTCAGGGCGGTGAACTCACGCGACATATTGCCTTCTATACCGCTTTTTTTGGAATTGGCACTGGACTTTCTTATTTGTGCTCTGGTTGGATTAATTCGGTCTATGGTTGGCATGCGGTGTTTGCATGGATTGCCCTAGCGCCACTCGCTGCAATTGCGATTGTGTTCTTTTGTATTCCGCCCTTAGCATCTGCTCAGTGGCACGGGCCTATTCATTTGCGACTACAGGATATTTTTCCTCTGGCGAAGTGGAAGTTGGTTTTACAAGATCGCAATGCTGCAGGATTTATTTTGGGTTATACCGCACACACTTTAGAGCTCTTTGCCTCGCGTAGTTGGTTGGTAGCCTTTTTTGGTTTTTGTGCAACTTATGCGGGACACAACTTTCTTATTGCAGCTACCACCCTAGCAGGTATCGTCAATTTCTTTGCGGTCCCCGCATCTATTTTGGGAAATGAGATTGCGCTACGTATTGGACGCCAAAAATGGGTCTGTATAGTGATGCTGATTAGTGCAGTGCTCGGAATATCTCTTGCAGCTTCAACTGGTCAAAGTTGGTGGCTGATCGTCATGCTGGCTGTGGCGCATGCCATTTTTATCATGGCCGATTCGGCAACGCTTACTGCTGGTTTAGTGATTAGTGCCCGAGCAGACATTAAAGGTGCCGCAATGGGGCTGCATTCCCTCATGGGATTTGGAGGCGGTTTACTTGGCCCAGCCATTTTTGGTTTGGTCCTGGATATGAGTGGATCAAGAAGCTCACCCCATGCGTGGATTTGGGCTTATGCCTCGATCGTAATATGGGGCGTGCTATTTGTTCTTTATGAGCGAAGCAGGGGCTGGGCTAGTCAGCCCATCTGA
- a CDS encoding 2OG-Fe dioxygenase family protein yields MTLAPLLTPRQEIVQSLKMNGYAVISAETVSELCHVGTIELNTLNHFWDEMPRDPYLKDGGRYRYRRHASYQITNEQLEMVPHRAHWQSVTYNALHGGIERWFEPIEADLAKSVAWQSILLGIAKALSSLKPVKTWFVEAHQFRIDTTDGIGRPTPEGAHRDGVDFVAVFLLNRVGIKGGETRIFDANGSAGLRFTLSQPWSLLLMNDEKMIHESTPIQPLAAHGHRDTLVLTYRSNGFQDSPQQAQQ; encoded by the coding sequence ATGACATTAGCTCCCTTACTAACTCCACGCCAGGAGATTGTCCAGTCGCTCAAAATGAATGGATATGCCGTGATCTCCGCTGAAACGGTGTCTGAGTTATGTCATGTGGGCACGATTGAGCTCAATACCCTCAATCACTTCTGGGATGAGATGCCCAGAGATCCTTATTTAAAGGATGGTGGTCGCTATCGCTATCGCCGTCATGCCAGTTATCAAATCACTAATGAGCAGTTGGAGATGGTGCCACATCGCGCTCACTGGCAGTCAGTTACTTATAACGCACTGCATGGTGGGATTGAACGATGGTTTGAGCCTATTGAAGCCGATTTGGCGAAGTCTGTTGCATGGCAGTCAATTTTGCTAGGGATTGCAAAGGCCTTAAGTAGTTTGAAGCCAGTTAAAACTTGGTTTGTAGAGGCGCACCAATTTCGGATTGATACAACGGATGGAATTGGTCGCCCAACACCTGAAGGTGCGCATCGCGATGGGGTAGATTTTGTCGCGGTGTTCTTATTGAATCGAGTGGGTATCAAGGGCGGTGAAACCCGTATCTTTGATGCCAATGGATCTGCTGGCCTCCGTTTTACTTTATCGCAGCCCTGGTCCCTATTGTTAATGAATGATGAAAAAATGATTCATGAATCAACTCCGATTCAGCCGCTGGCTGCTCATGGCCATCGTGATACTTTAGTGTTGACCTATCGTTCAAATGGGTTCCAGGATTCTCCCCAGCAGGCACAACAGTAA
- a CDS encoding AbrB family transcriptional regulator, translating into MKPAHPLLDFLRQDQRSPLLLWVLTYLIAIASAAIAQLLHTPLPWMLGPLFVLALLGSLGLPLQAPPLGRSMGQWSLGIAIGLYFSPSAVANIGHDLPFIAIACVVSTILLAFGTWMLWRFFHIPLRTAFFASALGGASEMTVLAERHEQRADLVAAAHSLRLLLILAIIPGVFQIYGVPGNLDFQSLHLPISYSGMGLLLLCSSIGIAGFHFLRLPNAFLLGPLAVSAILTACGVEWTTWPKALSNAGQLLIGVGLGIRFTREFVIHAKKLAIGVTIYTLLACIISVLFSLAIAGPSGLDIESLILSTVPGGMSEMGITAKNFHLNVPAVAVFHVLRMAFVILSAELFFHQVLGRLERKFDLHIDYPR; encoded by the coding sequence ATGAAGCCAGCCCACCCTCTTCTCGATTTTCTGCGCCAAGACCAACGATCTCCTTTGCTCTTATGGGTACTAACCTATCTCATTGCAATTGCCAGTGCAGCAATCGCCCAGCTTCTTCATACTCCGCTGCCCTGGATGCTGGGACCTCTCTTTGTTTTAGCCTTACTCGGCTCACTTGGGCTTCCTTTACAAGCACCACCACTTGGCAGAAGTATGGGGCAGTGGTCTTTGGGGATTGCGATTGGGCTTTATTTTTCGCCAAGTGCAGTTGCCAATATTGGACATGACCTCCCTTTTATTGCGATAGCCTGTGTGGTCTCAACGATCTTATTAGCCTTTGGCACGTGGATGTTATGGCGCTTCTTCCATATTCCACTTAGAACCGCTTTCTTTGCCTCTGCCCTAGGTGGGGCATCTGAGATGACGGTGCTGGCAGAGCGTCATGAGCAAAGAGCAGACTTGGTTGCGGCCGCACACTCTCTTAGATTGCTGTTGATCCTAGCAATTATTCCTGGGGTCTTTCAGATTTATGGAGTACCTGGCAATCTCGATTTTCAATCTCTCCACTTGCCAATCTCATACTCTGGCATGGGTTTACTCTTACTCTGCTCCTCAATTGGTATTGCCGGCTTTCATTTTCTGAGGCTACCCAATGCATTTCTCTTGGGCCCACTAGCCGTCAGTGCCATCCTCACTGCATGTGGAGTTGAGTGGACCACTTGGCCAAAAGCACTTTCCAATGCAGGACAGCTTTTAATTGGGGTTGGTCTAGGTATACGATTTACTCGAGAGTTTGTTATTCATGCAAAAAAATTAGCTATCGGTGTCACCATTTACACCCTGCTTGCCTGCATCATTAGCGTACTCTTTTCATTGGCAATTGCTGGCCCATCAGGGCTGGATATTGAATCACTGATTCTGAGCACTGTTCCTGGTGGCATGTCAGAAATGGGGATTACCGCGAAGAACTTTCACCTTAACGTCCCCGCTGTTGCAGTCTTTCACGTTCTGCGTATGGCTTTTGTGATTCTCTCCGCAGAATTATTTTTTCATCAAGTCCTAGGTCGTCTTGAGCGAAAATTTGACCTGCATATTGATTATCCAAGATAA
- a CDS encoding SDR family oxidoreductase produces MSQTHNKVALVTGAGAGIGKAAAKALLQGGYRVVLAGRNLAKLEKAMIDIGGSAENCLAVTCDVGKPEQVKNLFKAVKECFGRIDLLFNNAGIGAPAIPMEDLSYEQWMNVLNANLSGAFLCSQEAIRMMKTQSPQGGRIINNGSISAHAPRPLSAPYTATKHAITGLTKTIALDGRPFNIACGQIDIGNAATEMTEPMAAGILQADQSVKAEPRMDVDHVGQAVLHMAQLPLESNILSMTIMATNMPFVGRG; encoded by the coding sequence ATGAGCCAAACTCACAATAAAGTTGCACTAGTCACAGGTGCAGGTGCTGGCATCGGCAAAGCTGCGGCTAAAGCACTGCTTCAGGGCGGGTATCGGGTAGTGCTGGCGGGGCGGAATCTCGCTAAGCTTGAGAAAGCGATGATCGATATTGGTGGTAGTGCAGAAAACTGTTTGGCTGTTACTTGCGATGTTGGTAAGCCAGAACAAGTCAAGAATTTATTTAAAGCAGTCAAGGAATGTTTTGGGAGGATTGACTTACTTTTCAATAACGCGGGCATAGGAGCACCAGCGATTCCCATGGAAGATCTCAGTTACGAGCAATGGATGAATGTGCTGAATGCCAACCTGTCAGGGGCCTTTTTGTGCTCCCAAGAGGCCATCCGAATGATGAAGACTCAGTCTCCACAAGGCGGCAGAATTATTAACAACGGCTCGATCTCTGCTCATGCACCCCGCCCACTATCAGCCCCCTATACCGCAACCAAACATGCGATCACAGGTCTAACTAAAACCATTGCCTTAGACGGTCGTCCCTTCAATATCGCTTGCGGACAAATTGATATCGGCAATGCCGCAACCGAAATGACGGAGCCGATGGCTGCGGGCATTTTACAAGCAGATCAATCGGTTAAGGCTGAGCCAAGAATGGATGTAGATCACGTAGGTCAAGCAGTGCTGCATATGGCGCAGCTACCGCTTGAGAGCAATATTTTGTCGATGACCATTATGGCTACCAACATGCCTTTTGTTGGCAGAGGCTAG